Proteins encoded by one window of Bacillus rossius redtenbacheri isolate Brsri chromosome 3, Brsri_v3, whole genome shotgun sequence:
- the LOC134531317 gene encoding histone-lysine N-methyltransferase 2D-like, whose translation MLRGIGSPGVEHPGAAIAGRASPRDSGGAWMVYVLVGLVSLPLLVTVLWLLRQLWRMLASCAGRGCPATARCASRPDHGLEEVVIIPADHQLHCSVPQGVPSSSSALLRDGPLASSQEQHQFSPASLMEEILLASTREQMQSASKPGDAQLVTCHHQTLLYSTANQAECVKGLFVDDQSPSRHTEETELEATCDQDQAVLSPPMQDLEAFSIPDAFALADADSDNPQYPQESGLHESPSSPREEAFENYPSEQLQDSPSSLKEEVYETYPPEQLQASTSSSGERAVDAYSSEQLQDSPLSLREDVYETYPPELHEAPLSPWEETFDTFPPEQQQDSRSPLREEVYETYPLEQLQASTSSSRERAVDTYPPELLQDSPSSLREEVYETYPPELHEAPLSPWEEIFDTYPPKQLQDSLSPLREEVYETYSFEQLQASTSSSREMDVDAYPPEQLQDSLSYSKEEVYETYPSKLHKSPLSPWEETFDAYPPEQTQEFPFPIKEEVYETHPPEQLHESPRSLQKEAFEKYHHT comes from the exons ATGTTAAGGGGAAT CGGGAGTCCGGGGGTGGAGCACCCTGGCGCTGCCATCGCCGGGCGAGCCAGCCCGCGGGACAGCGGGGGAGCCTGG ATGGTGTACGTGCTGGTTGGTTTGGTCAGCCTCCCTCTGCTGGTCACCGTGCTGTGGCTGCTGCGCCAGTTGTGGCGCATGCTGGCCTCCTGCGCCGGCCGGGGCTGCCCCGCCACAGCGCGCTGCGCCAGTCGGCCCGACCACGGCCTGGAGGAGGTCGTGATCATACCCGCCGACCACCAGTTGCACTGCTCAGTTCCTCAGGGCGTGCCGTCTTCTAGCAGTGCCCTGCTGCGTGATGGGCCACTAGCATCTTCCCAAGAACAACACCAGTTTTCACCTGCTTCTCTGATGGAAGAGATTTTGCTTGCGTCGACTCGTGAACAGATGCAGAGTGCATCAAAACCTGGTGACGCACAACTGGTGACCTGCCACCACCAAACGCTCTTGTATTCAACGGCTAATCAAGCGGAATGCGTTAAGGGGTTATTCGTTGATGACCAGTCTCCTAGCCGTCACACAGAAGAGACGGAACTAGAGGCCACATGCGACCAGGATCAAGCGGTGCTTTCACCTCCGATGCAGGATTTGGAAGCGTTTTCCATCCCTGATGCCTTCGCTCTTGCCGATGCCGACAGTGACAACCCACAGTATCCCCAGGAGTCAGGG CTGCATGAGTCACCATCATCGCCAAGGGAAGAGGCCTTTGAAAATTATCCTTCTGAGCAGCTGCAAGATTCACCATCCTCTTTGAAGGAAGAGGTCTACGAGACTTATCCTCCTGAACAGCTGCAagcatcaacatcatcttcaGGAGAAAGGGCTGTTGATGCTTATTCTTCTGAGCAACTGCAAGACTCACCATTATCTTTGAGGGAAGATGTCTATGAGACATATCCTCCCGAGCTGCATGAAGCACCATTATCCCCATGGGAAGAGACTTTTGACACTTTTCCTCCCGAGCAGCAACAAGATTCTCGATCACCTTTGAGGGAAGAGGTCTACGAGACTTATCCTCTTGAACAGCTGCAagcatcaacatcatcttcaagggaaAGGGCTGTTGATACTTATCCTCCCGAGCTGCTGCAAGACTCACCATCATCTTTGAGGGAAGAGGTCTATGAAACATATCCTCCCGAGCTGCATGAGGCACCATTATCTCCATGGGAAGAGATTTTTGACACTTATCCTCCCAAGCAGCTGCAAGATTCGCTATCACCTTTGAGGGAAGAGGTCTACGAGACTTATTCTTTTGAACAGCTGCAAGCCTCAACATCATCTTCAAGAGAAATGGATGTTGATGCTTATCCTCCCGAGCAGCTGCAAGATTCACTATCATATTCGAAGGAAGAGGTCTATGAGACATATCCTTCCAAGCTGCATAAATCACCATTATCTCCATGGGAAGAGACTTTTGATGCTTATCCTCCCGAGCAGACGCAAGAGTTTCCGTTCCCTATAAAGGAAGAGGTCTATGAAACACATCCTCCAGAGCAGCTGCATGAGTCACCACGATCTCTGCAGAAAGAGGCCTTTGAGAAGTATCACCACACATAA